The Salvelinus fontinalis isolate EN_2023a chromosome 31, ASM2944872v1, whole genome shotgun sequence genome has a window encoding:
- the LOC129830390 gene encoding uncharacterized protein SCO4629-like, with protein sequence MFSQSDVIIGLGCHDVRVAERSADLFLEGLAPWLRFTGYLGNQTAGVWTRPEADVFLHVALRMGVPRGNILLETEATNTGENIRFRRLLKENTIPAHRVILVQQPFMERRVFATFLRQWHDQGEHTESLPRPHPAVATATDLITYMLGVLGRIRDHPQKGFQLEQEITPRTLSAYQWLLHAGYIPK encoded by the exons ATGTTCTCTCAGAGTGATGTCATAATAGGCCTGGGTTGCCATGACGTGCGTGTGGCGGAGAGGTCAGCTGATCTCTTCCTGGAAGGATTGGCTCCTTGGCTGCGTTTCACTGGTTACTTAGGCAACCAGACTGCAG GTGTGTGGACGAGGCCAGAGGCTGACGTGTTCTTGCATGTTGCTCTGAGGATGGGAGTGCCCAGGGGGAACATACTGCTGGAGACAGAGGCCACCAACACTGGAGAGAACATCCGCTTCCGCAGGCTCCTCAAGGAGAATACCATCCCAG CCCACAGGGTGATCCTGGTCCAGCAGCCCTTTATGGAGCGCAGGGTTTTTGCTACCTTCCTGCGCCAGTGGCATGACCAGGGGGAACACACGGAATCTCTGCCTCGCCCTCACCCCGCTGTGGCCACTGCCACAGACCTCATCACGTACATGCTAG GTGTTCTAGGGAGGATCCGTGACCACCCACAGAAAGGCTTCCAGTTGGAACAGGAGATCACACCCAGGACTCTCTCTGCCTACCAATGGCTCCTGCATGCTGGCTACATTCCCAAGTGA
- the LOC129830388 gene encoding cadherin-13 has product MGTRSTCLLMTLCLGIVSVSSEELLHRQKRTWIVDSFKIEEARPGPYPYALGKIQVEKAFRVGFHLHGQGVDLDPKGKLSINTDTGDILVHGELDYELYQKLKLTFEARDTSNNALDTRLGVEVEILDINDNPPVFQKNTYTVNLKESTSQGDFVTAVVATDKDQSRTNNGTFDLKMVSITPTPPDDLEFFLEQSGSTGIIKFKGCLEHEKSEKYTILVEAKDRGEVVQLSSTCTNIINIEDGNNHLPVFTGQTGAGSIKERDSGDVPILRLQVSDQDTKGTEAWKAKYTIHGDKDQNFRITTDPDTNEGVLFVKKPLDYEDGSQRNLSVSVENEAPYFSCKVKGRPATDLWDVVTTGGASLTGLKPPLLPTRQVTVTVEDVNDPPIFPYAIKNVTVEENVEVGWYLETFTAIDLDRSHANTFKYVKGKDPCDCVAVDAMTGKITTTKILDRESPYVKDNVYQVTVFAIDDGQPPMTGTGTLNIHLKDQNDNLPELEMATMDMCLSDEHSEVNITAYDRDGEPYSGPFYFQLQGDDVKGKWRIAPDSGYTVKLVKENTVYAGHHNLLLKVFDLQGQGALHNLSVTVCDCSRVASCRMRRVTGTKIGESAVGVVLAAMLLLLGVVLLALLMTCKRDLKLIPVDEISGEHLLKSNIEIPGTDCKVPTAPMLQVDSQVETKAAFQPIHRMSAVQKSASMRASVRSGYSKYSSYQEQQEGQFQRGTSLRKSAPTKLRSNGYYEQGSMVSRSMKTRTRYSSWEEDNYLNKSGNLMTLLNQRMYTLQVKGEELGDYAPHPYAEEGDLETDLQLDAISIPETLFDQDTLLYLGPRFNTLASFCNTPDLSAS; this is encoded by the exons ATGGGGACTAGAAGTACCTGTCTGCTCATGACACTG TGTCTGGGGATTGTCAGTGTGTCCTCTGAAGAGTTACTGCATCGACAGAAGAGAACCTGGATTGTAGACTCTTTTAAGATAGAAGAGGCGAGGCCCGGACCTTATCCTTATGCACTGGGGAAA ATTCAGGTTGAGAAGGCGTTCCGTGTGGGTTTCCATCTACACGGTCAAGGGGTTGATCTGGACCCCAAAGGAAAACTGTCTATCAATACAGACACTGGAGATATCCTAGTTCATGGAGAACTAGACTACGAGCTTTACCAGAAGCTTAAG CTGACATTTGAGGCCAGAGATACATCCAATAATGCATTGGACACCCGACTGGGAGTGGAGGTGGAGATTCTAGACATCAATGACAACCCACCGGTTTTCCAAAAGAACACTTACACCGTCAACCTGAAAGAGTCTACCTCACAAG GAGATTTCGTGACAGCTGTAGTGGCAACAGATAAAGATCAAAGCAGGACAAACAACGGCACATTTGACCTAAAGATGGTCTCCATCACCCCTACACCCCCAGACGACCTGGAGTTCTTCCTTGAGCAAAGTGGTTCGACTGGAATCATCAAATTCAAAGGGTGTCTGGAGCACGAG AAATCAGAGAAATACACCATCCTGGTGGAGGCTAAAGATCGTGGAGAGGTGGTTCAGCTCTCCAGCACCTGTACAAACATCATCAATATAGAGGACGGAAACAACCATTTGCCTGTCTTCACTGGGCAAACG GGTGCAGGAAGCATCAAGGAGAGAGACAGCGGTGATGTGCCAATTCTTCGGCTCCAGGTTTCAGACCAAGATACCAAAGGTACTGAAGCCTGGAAGGCCAAATACACTATCCACGGAGACAAGGACCAGAACTTCAGAATCACCACTGATCCAGACACCAACGAAGGAGTCTTGTTTGTTAAAAAG CCTCTGGACTACGAGGATGGCTCTCAGAGGAACCTGTCAGTCAGTGTAGAGAACGAAGCGCCCTACTTCTCTTGTAAGGTCAAAGGTCGTCCTGCCACAGACCTGTGGGATGTGGTCACCACAGGTGGGGCATCTTTGACCGGCCTCAAACCGCCCCTGCTGCCCACCCGCCAGGTGACGGTCACGGTGGAGGACGTCAACGACCCGCCCATCTTCCCCTATGCCATCAAAAACGTGACGGTGGAGGAGAATGTGGAGGTGGGCTGGTACCTGGAGACGTTCACTGCCATCGATCTGGACAGGAGCCATGCCAACACCTTCAA GTACGTGAAAGGAAAGGACCCTTGTGACTGTGTGGCAGTAGACGCAATGACTGGCAAAATAACCACAACTAAGATCTTAGACCGAGAGTCACCTTATGTGAAGGACAATGTCTATCAAGTGACAGTGTTTGCTATTGACGACG GCCAGCCTCCCATGACCGGAACTGGAACGCTCAACATCCACCTAAAGGACCAGAATGACAACCTTCCGGAGCTTGAGATGGCCACCATGGACATGTGTCTTTCAGATGAGCACAGCGAGGTCAACATCACAGCCTACGACCGGGATGGAGAACCCTACAGCGGACCATTCTACTTCCAACTCCAAGGGGACGATGTCAAGGGCAAGTGGAGGATTGCCCCCGACAGCG GCTACACAGTGAAACTGGTGAAGGAGAACACAGTGTACGCAGGTCACCACAACCTGCTGCTGAAGGTGTTTGACCTGCAGGGTCAGGGTGCCCTCCACAACCTGTCGGTCACCGTGTGTGACTGCTCCAGGGTGGCCAGCTGCCGCATGCGCAGGGTCACTGGAACCAAGATTGGAGAGAGTGCTGTAGGGGTTGTCCTCGCTGCCATGTTGCTACTACTAG GTGTTGTACTGTTGGCCCTCCTGATGACCTGTAAGAGAGATCTGAAGCTGATCCCTGTAGATGAAATCTCTGGAGAACATCTGCTCAAATCTAACATTGAGATCCCAGGAACTGATTGCAAG GTGCCTACGGCTCCCATGCTCCAAGTGGACAGCCAGGTGGAGACAAAAGCTgcttttcaaccaatccacagGATGTCG GCTGTACAGAAGTCAGCCAGTATGCGAGCATCGGTACGTTCAGGCTATTCCAAGTATTCCTCCTACCAAGAGCAACAAGAGGGACAGTTTCAACGAGGAACCTCCCTGCGCAAG AGTGCGCCCACAAAACTACGCTCCAATGGTTATTATGAACAG GGGTCAATGGTGAGCAGATCAATGAAGACAAGAACAAGATACTCCTCATGGGAAGAAGATAATTATCTCAACAAATCCGGGAACTTGATGACCCTACTGAATCAG AGGATGTACACCTTGCAAGTTAAAGGAGAGGAGCTGGGGGACTATGCCCCGCACCCCTACGCTGAAGAGGGGGACCTAGAGACAGACCTCCAGCTGGATGCTATCTCCATCCCTGAGACCCTCTTCGACCAGGACACGCTCCTCTACCTGGGCCCCAGGTTCAACACCCTGGCCTCCTTCTGCAACACCCCAGACCTCAGCGCATCCTAA